From the genome of Deinococcus aerolatus, one region includes:
- a CDS encoding arginase family protein — protein sequence MSQPAHLPYGGIPTFARAPMVQPDGDWRADVAVLGIPFDIALGFRPGARFAPRALREASLRSVPPFTGLDGVTHLKDVTFTDAGDVVLPSLEPELARERIAAAARQVRSRCRFPVFLGGDHSVTHPLLLAFHDQPDLHVIQLDAHLDFTDTRNDTRYSNSSPFRRAAEELPNLVHVTTIGLRGLRHDPEAVAAARARGHTLVPMTDVEARFTEIVEALPAGRPVYLSVDVDALDPAVLPGTSSPEPDGFSYALALRLIAALARRHQLLALDVVELAPGLDSSGRSELFAARLIMETLCEVFHD from the coding sequence GTGAGCCAGCCCGCCCACCTGCCCTACGGCGGCATCCCCACCTTCGCCCGCGCCCCCATGGTTCAGCCAGATGGCGACTGGCGCGCAGATGTCGCTGTGCTGGGTATTCCCTTCGACATCGCCCTGGGCTTCCGCCCCGGCGCACGCTTCGCGCCGCGTGCCCTGCGGGAAGCCAGCCTGCGTTCTGTGCCGCCGTTCACCGGTCTGGACGGCGTGACCCACCTGAAGGATGTGACCTTCACCGACGCCGGGGACGTGGTGCTGCCCTCGCTGGAGCCGGAGCTGGCCCGCGAGCGCATCGCGGCGGCGGCGCGACAGGTCAGGTCACGCTGCCGTTTCCCAGTCTTCCTGGGCGGCGATCACAGCGTGACCCACCCGCTGCTGCTGGCCTTTCACGATCAGCCGGACCTGCACGTCATTCAGCTGGACGCGCACCTGGACTTCACCGACACCCGCAACGACACGCGCTACAGCAATTCCAGTCCCTTCCGCCGCGCCGCCGAGGAATTGCCCAATCTCGTCCACGTCACCACCATCGGCCTGCGCGGGCTGCGCCATGATCCGGAGGCAGTGGCGGCGGCGCGGGCGCGCGGGCACACGCTGGTGCCGATGACGGACGTGGAGGCCCGCTTCACCGAAATCGTGGAGGCGCTGCCTGCAGGCCGCCCGGTGTACCTGAGCGTGGACGTGGACGCCCTCGATCCCGCCGTGCTGCCCGGCACCAGCAGCCCCGAGCCGGACGGCTTCTCGTACGCGCTGGCGCTGCGGCTGATCGCGGCGCTGGCACGGCGGCACCAGCTTCTGGCGCTGGATGTGGTGGAACTGGCCCCCGGCCTCGATTCCAGCGGACGCAGCGAGCTCTTCGCCGCCCGGCTGATCATGGAAACATTGTGCGAGGTGTTCCATGACTGA
- the hutU gene encoding urocanate hydratase — protein MTTTQPVSDDSSAPVIRAPRGPQRTAKGWIQEAAKRMLMNNLDPEVAEHPQDLVVYGGRGKAARNWAAFHRIVETLDRLENDETLLIQSGKPVAVLRTHEFAPRVILANSNLVPNWATWEEFDRLDQAGLMMYGQMTAGSWIYIGTQGILQGTYETFAGAADKHFGGSLKGTITVTAGLGGMGGAQPLAVKLAGGVSITVEVDPTRIAKRLETRYLDEVADSLEDAIRRAETYRAAGEARSIGLPGNAAEIIPRLVELNWTPDLVTDQTSAHDPMWGYLPVTTPDEDAAILRKDQPEVYRKRAYDAMAAHVRAILELQRRGAVAFDYGNNLRQRAREAGVEDAFAYPGFVPAFIRDSFCEGRGPFRWVALSGDPEDIYATDRALLELFPDDVRLQSWLTYAADQIAFQGLPARICWLGYRERDRAARLFNEMVADGRLKAPIVIGRDHLDAGSVASPYRETEAMLDGSDAVSDWPLLNFGIGIASGAAWMSFHHGGGVGMGFSQHSGLVALADGTPEAAERLSRCLTNDPAMGVLRHADAGYGRAQDVARDRGLDLPSLGIGDRT, from the coding sequence ATGACCACCACCCAGCCTGTCTCCGACGACTCCAGCGCCCCCGTTATCCGTGCTCCCCGTGGCCCGCAGCGCACCGCGAAAGGCTGGATTCAGGAGGCCGCCAAGCGCATGCTGATGAACAACCTGGACCCGGAGGTGGCTGAACATCCCCAGGACCTGGTGGTCTACGGCGGGCGCGGCAAGGCGGCGCGGAACTGGGCGGCCTTTCACAGGATCGTGGAGACGCTGGACCGGCTGGAAAACGACGAGACGCTGCTGATCCAGTCGGGCAAGCCGGTGGCCGTGCTGCGGACGCACGAGTTCGCCCCGCGCGTGATCCTCGCCAACTCCAATCTGGTGCCCAACTGGGCCACCTGGGAGGAATTTGACCGTCTGGATCAGGCGGGCCTGATGATGTACGGCCAGATGACCGCCGGAAGCTGGATCTACATCGGCACGCAGGGCATCCTGCAAGGCACGTATGAAACGTTTGCGGGAGCGGCGGACAAGCACTTTGGCGGTAGCCTCAAGGGCACTATTACCGTGACCGCTGGCCTGGGCGGCATGGGGGGCGCGCAACCGCTGGCGGTCAAGCTGGCCGGGGGCGTGAGCATCACTGTGGAGGTGGACCCCACCCGCATCGCCAAGCGCCTGGAAACCCGCTATCTGGATGAGGTGGCCGACAGCCTGGAAGACGCCATCCGGCGGGCCGAGACGTACAGGGCAGCGGGAGAGGCCCGCTCCATCGGCCTGCCCGGCAACGCCGCCGAGATTATCCCCAGGCTTGTCGAGCTGAACTGGACGCCCGATCTCGTTACCGATCAGACCAGCGCCCACGATCCGATGTGGGGCTATCTGCCGGTCACCACGCCTGACGAGGACGCCGCCATTCTGCGGAAAGACCAGCCGGAGGTCTACCGCAAGCGCGCCTACGACGCGATGGCCGCGCACGTCCGCGCCATTCTGGAGCTCCAGAGACGCGGCGCGGTGGCCTTCGACTACGGTAATAACCTGCGCCAGCGCGCCAGGGAGGCGGGGGTGGAGGACGCCTTCGCGTACCCCGGCTTCGTGCCCGCCTTTATCCGCGATTCCTTCTGCGAGGGGCGCGGGCCGTTCCGCTGGGTGGCGCTGTCGGGCGATCCCGAAGATATCTACGCGACAGACCGGGCGCTGCTGGAACTGTTCCCCGACGACGTCCGCCTGCAATCGTGGCTGACCTACGCTGCCGATCAGATTGCCTTTCAGGGCCTGCCCGCCCGCATCTGCTGGCTGGGCTACCGCGAGCGGGACCGGGCGGCGCGGCTGTTCAATGAGATGGTGGCCGATGGCCGCCTGAAAGCCCCCATTGTGATCGGGCGTGACCATCTGGACGCGGGCAGCGTCGCCAGCCCGTACCGCGAGACAGAAGCCATGCTGGACGGCTCCGACGCCGTGAGCGACTGGCCGCTGCTGAATTTTGGCATCGGCATTGCGTCCGGCGCGGCGTGGATGAGCTTTCATCACGGCGGCGGCGTGGGCATGGGCTTCTCGCAGCACAGCGGGCTGGTGGCCCTGGCCGACGGCACCCCGGAAGCGGCCGAACGCCTGAGCCGCTGCCTGACCAACGATCCCGCGATGGGCGTGCTGCGCCACGCCGACGCCGGGTATGGGCGGGCGCAGGACGTGGCGCGCGACCGGGGCCTGGACCTGCCCAGCCTGGGCATCGGGGACCGGACGTGA
- a CDS encoding IclR family transcriptional regulator, with translation MTRTHATVEAAVRVLELFDADRTEWTLSGLARHLGQPTSTVHEQLQTLAGSGLLVQVGRGRYRLGWRLLKLSSALYGSLPWYAPAHDAMERLARGTHLLAFLCVLHSPPTQDTQVLCVARSVQGRDGPPVAGELDFELPAHATASGKLLLALAGRPLPAAAPRFTAQTLTDPTAWNAESQQIRTQGHALSQDEWAPGTSGLAVPVRGEGGMVLAALGLSLPTARMHAREGLLRALHTAAAAVGWTLGNRG, from the coding sequence ATGACCCGCACGCACGCCACCGTCGAGGCCGCCGTCCGGGTGCTGGAACTGTTCGACGCGGACCGCACCGAATGGACGCTGAGTGGGCTTGCACGGCACCTGGGCCAGCCCACGTCCACGGTGCATGAGCAGTTGCAGACGCTGGCCGGCTCTGGGCTGCTGGTGCAGGTGGGGCGGGGCCGCTACCGGCTGGGCTGGCGACTGCTAAAGCTGAGCAGCGCGCTGTACGGCAGCCTGCCGTGGTATGCCCCGGCCCACGACGCGATGGAACGGCTGGCACGCGGCACGCACCTGCTGGCCTTTCTGTGCGTGCTGCACAGCCCACCCACGCAGGACACTCAGGTGCTGTGTGTGGCCCGCAGCGTTCAGGGCCGCGACGGACCGCCGGTGGCCGGGGAACTGGATTTCGAGCTTCCGGCCCACGCCACCGCCAGCGGAAAGCTGCTACTGGCGCTGGCCGGGCGGCCCCTGCCTGCCGCCGCTCCCCGGTTCACAGCCCAGACGCTCACGGACCCCACCGCCTGGAACGCCGAGAGCCAGCAGATCCGCACCCAGGGCCACGCGCTGAGCCAGGACGAGTGGGCGCCGGGCACAAGTGGGCTGGCCGTGCCGGTACGCGGCGAGGGCGGCATGGTGCTGGCCGCCCTGGGCCTGAGCCTGCCCACGGCGCGGATGCACGCGCGCGAGGGCCTGCTGCGTGCCCTGCACACGGCGGCGGCGGCGGTGGGCTGGACCCTGGGAAACCGGGGCTAG
- the sdaAB gene encoding L-serine ammonia-lyase, iron-sulfur-dependent subunit beta: MSLLDMIGPVMIGPSSSHTAGACRLGLVAHHLLGEAPRRAKIGLHASFAKTGRGHGTHLALVAGLLGFAPDDARLPQAFKEAKAAGLEFEFRDADLGDVHPNTAHIELYGDEEKVTVQGSSTGGGVILVTLVQGLGVNFGASSPTVLLRYTDAVGMIARIAATIAADGVNIAALTCTRQTRGGQALLAIELDAPLSPQALAFLHHWPDTNWVRLLPKLMDG; this comes from the coding sequence ATGTCCCTTCTCGACATGATTGGCCCGGTGATGATCGGTCCCAGCAGCAGCCACACGGCGGGAGCCTGTCGGCTGGGTCTGGTGGCCCATCACCTGCTGGGCGAGGCTCCCCGGCGGGCGAAGATTGGCCTGCATGCCTCGTTTGCCAAGACTGGTCGTGGGCACGGCACCCATCTGGCCCTGGTTGCCGGCCTGCTGGGCTTCGCGCCCGACGACGCGCGCCTGCCCCAGGCCTTTAAGGAAGCCAAGGCCGCCGGTCTGGAGTTTGAATTCAGGGACGCCGATCTGGGCGACGTGCATCCCAACACTGCCCACATTGAACTGTACGGCGACGAGGAGAAGGTCACCGTGCAGGGCAGCAGCACCGGCGGCGGCGTGATTCTGGTGACGCTGGTGCAGGGGCTGGGCGTCAACTTTGGCGCCTCCAGCCCCACTGTCCTGCTGCGCTACACCGACGCGGTGGGCATGATTGCCCGCATTGCCGCCACCATTGCCGCCGACGGCGTGAACATCGCCGCGCTGACCTGCACCCGCCAGACGCGCGGCGGGCAGGCGCTGCTGGCCATTGAGCTGGACGCGCCCCTCAGTCCGCAGGCGCTGGCTTTCCTGCACCACTGGCCGGACACCAACTGGGTGCGGCTGCTGCCCAAACTGATGGACGGCTAG